Proteins from a genomic interval of Cognatishimia sp. WU-CL00825:
- a CDS encoding lytic transglycosylase domain-containing protein has translation MIEKFGLILVLASLFGAAGVALAESPSPFPKFQAKRLKPPQAGSTKLIQVQIDEVKKTAPSTPTPDQPNVSEVGATDGANWFWGAPLLKDASAGPFRLEQALKVLSSEVGRAAIAAPRLQQMQQLAQSVGTEVLIATVGTEVSPALALAVIYVESSGKADAISSAGAQGLMQLMPATAERFGVVDALDVSQNIKGGVAYLDFLMRHFEGDPLLVLAGYNAGENAVMKKGGVPSYPETRAYVPKVLSAYSVAKGLCITPPLLASDGCVFAALNK, from the coding sequence ATGATTGAAAAATTTGGGCTTATATTGGTTTTGGCGAGTCTTTTCGGCGCAGCAGGCGTCGCGCTTGCCGAGTCGCCTTCGCCATTTCCCAAGTTTCAGGCCAAACGCCTAAAGCCGCCTCAAGCTGGCAGTACCAAATTGATTCAGGTGCAGATAGACGAAGTCAAAAAAACGGCCCCCTCCACACCAACGCCCGATCAGCCAAATGTAAGCGAAGTTGGCGCAACGGATGGCGCAAATTGGTTTTGGGGTGCGCCACTGCTCAAGGACGCCTCAGCAGGTCCCTTTAGATTAGAACAAGCCCTTAAGGTGTTGTCGTCTGAAGTTGGACGCGCCGCAATCGCCGCCCCAAGATTACAACAGATGCAGCAACTCGCCCAAAGCGTCGGCACAGAGGTTTTGATTGCGACCGTAGGAACAGAAGTGTCACCGGCCTTAGCTTTGGCGGTCATCTATGTCGAGTCGTCGGGTAAAGCGGATGCGATCAGTTCGGCTGGCGCGCAGGGGTTGATGCAATTGATGCCAGCTACTGCGGAACGATTTGGCGTGGTCGATGCGTTAGATGTGTCGCAAAACATCAAAGGGGGCGTGGCTTACCTGGACTTTTTGATGCGTCACTTTGAAGGCGACCCACTTTTGGTACTTGCCGGCTATAATGCCGGAGAGAACGCCGTTATGAAAAAAGGGGGCGTGCCGTCTTACCCTGAAACGCGGGCCTATGTGCCAAAAGTCCTAAGCGCCTATTCCGTGGCAAAAGGCCTGTGTATTACGCCACCTCTTTTGGCGAGTGATGGTTGTGTGTTTGCGGCCTTGAATAAATAA